A window of the Candidatus Paraluminiphilus aquimaris genome harbors these coding sequences:
- a CDS encoding YcgN family cysteine cluster protein, protein MSQDANYWNKTPLSELSQQEWEMLCDGCGKCCLHKLQDEDTEEVFYTRVACHLLDVKSGRCGDYRERFNRVPDCMDVGKMTPDQMKWLPASCAYRLRSENKELPLWHPLISGHVSSVRKDPRGIRGKVVSESEVDLDALEDYIVRWIDA, encoded by the coding sequence ATGTCGCAAGATGCTAATTACTGGAATAAGACACCGCTCTCTGAGCTAAGCCAGCAAGAGTGGGAAATGCTCTGCGACGGTTGTGGAAAGTGTTGCCTGCACAAACTGCAGGATGAGGACACCGAAGAGGTGTTTTACACGCGAGTGGCCTGCCACCTACTCGATGTCAAAAGTGGCCGATGCGGCGACTATCGCGAGCGGTTTAACCGCGTGCCTGACTGTATGGACGTAGGCAAGATGACGCCTGATCAGATGAAGTGGTTGCCCGCCTCCTGCGCATACAGGCTGCGATCCGAGAACAAAGAACTCCCACTATGGCACCCGCTTATCAGCGGCCACGTTTCGTCGGTGAGGAAAGATCCGCGTGGCATAAGAGGAAAAGTAGTATCGGAGTCTGAGGTCGACCTCGATGCGCTAGAGGATTACATCGTCCGCTGGATTGATGCCTGA
- a CDS encoding NAD(P)-binding domain-containing protein, translated as MSSQQRVAFIGLGAMGYPMAGHLQRHGLDVCVYNRTETKSFAWVDEFGGSSAPTPAEAAVGASVVFLCVGNDSDVRAVTSESEGVLSTMTQGALLVDHTTTSKELALEMHDACDAIGVHFLDAPVSGGQAGAENGVLTTMVGGDSAAFDQVEPVMGCYTKHAQLMGGVGSGQTTKMVNQLAIAGILGGLSEALHFAECAGLDIDEVTRAIQGGAAQSWQLTNRAATIAKREYNFGFAIDWMRKDLGFALDVADRLGLHLPIATLVDEQYADVQVNGGGRWDTSGLIEQIRIRRQKVEAAEAGPRVTHTGGCHCGSVEWTVEAPAVLVTHTCNCSICEINHYQHLLVPESRFTLTRGEELLSLYTFGSGMAKHYFCSRCGVKSFYIPRSNPDGVSVNARCIKPETIDAIYDTPFDGRNWEKNAGSLAHLSKEGQ; from the coding sequence ATGTCGAGTCAACAACGCGTTGCCTTTATCGGCCTTGGCGCCATGGGCTATCCCATGGCTGGCCACTTACAGCGTCATGGTTTAGACGTATGCGTCTACAACCGCACCGAGACTAAATCGTTCGCCTGGGTCGACGAATTTGGTGGATCCTCCGCACCAACCCCCGCAGAAGCGGCCGTCGGTGCAAGCGTTGTCTTTCTGTGCGTAGGCAATGATAGCGACGTTCGTGCGGTCACGTCTGAGTCTGAAGGTGTTTTGTCCACGATGACGCAAGGCGCACTGCTGGTAGATCACACCACGACATCGAAAGAACTTGCATTAGAGATGCACGATGCCTGCGACGCCATTGGGGTTCACTTTTTGGACGCCCCTGTATCCGGCGGACAAGCGGGCGCGGAGAACGGTGTCCTGACGACAATGGTGGGCGGAGACAGTGCAGCGTTTGATCAAGTGGAACCGGTCATGGGCTGTTACACAAAGCATGCTCAGCTCATGGGCGGTGTGGGAAGTGGCCAGACAACAAAGATGGTAAACCAACTTGCTATCGCCGGTATTTTGGGTGGCCTATCGGAGGCACTCCACTTTGCTGAATGTGCAGGCCTCGACATAGACGAGGTAACGAGGGCGATACAAGGCGGTGCGGCGCAATCATGGCAGTTGACGAATCGGGCTGCGACGATTGCAAAGCGAGAATACAATTTTGGCTTCGCCATCGATTGGATGCGAAAAGACTTAGGGTTTGCGCTCGATGTTGCCGACCGATTGGGTCTGCACTTACCCATCGCCACACTGGTCGATGAGCAGTATGCGGATGTGCAAGTGAATGGTGGCGGTCGATGGGACACCTCCGGTCTGATTGAACAGATTCGCATCAGGCGCCAAAAAGTAGAGGCGGCTGAGGCCGGTCCACGTGTAACGCACACAGGAGGATGTCACTGTGGCAGCGTTGAGTGGACAGTTGAGGCGCCCGCAGTGCTGGTGACTCATACCTGCAACTGCAGTATTTGCGAGATCAATCACTATCAGCACCTGCTAGTTCCGGAAAGCCGCTTTACACTGACTCGGGGCGAGGAATTGCTATCCCTGTATACCTTCGGCAGCGGTATGGCGAAGCATTACTTCTGTAGCCGGTGTGGCGTTAAGTCTTTCTATATCCCACGGTCCAATCCGGACGGGGTGAGCGTCAACGCGCGATGTATTAAACCCGAGACCATCGACGCCATTTACGACACGCCCTTCGATGGCCGCAATTGGGAGAAAAATGCAGGCTCGTTGGCACACCTTTCCAAGGAAGGGCAATGA
- a CDS encoding gamma-glutamyltransferase family protein, with product MKTVIRRSFAALSTMILALNVSAQDLGPGARPVGENWSRSPVMATNGMAATAQPLASLIAIDVLKAGGSAVDAAIAANAALGLMEPTGNGIGGDLFAIVWDPESKQLYGYNGSGRSPKGRSYAQLTAAIAKMKASGKLPEDYVGIPSHGSLSVTVPGTVDGWFALHKRWGQLPMSTVLRDPIKYANEGFPLSPVIAAGFEANRRRFETVAPMVEERDNATNTYFKGGVAPKAGEIFRNPDLAKSLEAIAKGGRDAFYSGPIAQKMAAYFEKIDADLTLADFESHEGEWVEPRGVDYHGYTLFELPPNGQGFAALMMLNILKQIDLREFERGSTEMFHYMVEAKRLAFEAMAGTFADPDFAQVPIDQLLSDGFAKRQFDRIAQDRVISPSQLAVELEGEGDTTYLTVVDGDGMMVSLIQSNYRGMGSGLVPTGLGFMLQDRGELFSLEAGHPNVYAPGKRPFHTIIPAFLFKDGKPFMSYGLMGGGMQPQGHVQVLVNIADFGMNLQEAGDAARFLHDGGSSPDEGKDTDYGTLFVEPGVPEGTVKALRALGHRVEVDDTAGKFGGYQAISRNVQTGVLTGATEMRKDGTVVGY from the coding sequence ATGAAAACAGTGATAAGGCGATCTTTCGCCGCGTTATCGACCATGATTTTAGCGCTCAATGTGAGCGCCCAGGATTTGGGTCCAGGTGCACGGCCCGTTGGCGAGAATTGGTCTCGAAGCCCCGTGATGGCGACCAACGGGATGGCGGCGACGGCTCAACCCCTGGCGTCTTTGATTGCAATAGATGTACTCAAGGCAGGAGGCTCTGCTGTTGATGCAGCCATAGCGGCAAACGCGGCTTTAGGATTGATGGAACCCACCGGTAATGGCATTGGAGGTGATCTGTTTGCCATCGTCTGGGACCCAGAATCCAAGCAACTCTATGGTTACAACGGCTCAGGTCGCTCCCCTAAAGGCCGGTCTTATGCGCAACTTACAGCCGCAATTGCGAAGATGAAGGCCTCAGGTAAGCTCCCCGAGGACTACGTAGGTATACCGTCGCACGGCTCTCTTTCCGTGACAGTGCCGGGTACGGTGGACGGATGGTTTGCGCTGCATAAGCGTTGGGGGCAGTTGCCAATGAGCACCGTTCTTCGAGATCCCATTAAGTATGCCAATGAGGGTTTTCCATTATCGCCAGTTATTGCCGCAGGCTTTGAGGCCAATCGTCGTCGCTTCGAGACCGTGGCGCCGATGGTGGAGGAACGCGACAATGCGACGAACACCTACTTCAAAGGCGGTGTAGCGCCCAAGGCCGGAGAAATCTTCCGCAACCCTGACTTAGCCAAATCGCTGGAGGCCATCGCTAAGGGCGGGCGAGACGCGTTTTACAGTGGACCTATCGCGCAAAAAATGGCGGCTTATTTTGAAAAAATCGATGCCGATTTGACCCTGGCCGACTTCGAAAGTCACGAGGGCGAATGGGTCGAACCAAGGGGCGTCGATTACCATGGATACACACTTTTTGAGCTGCCGCCCAATGGTCAGGGATTCGCCGCATTGATGATGCTCAATATCCTCAAGCAAATTGATTTGCGTGAGTTTGAGCGTGGCTCGACTGAAATGTTTCATTACATGGTGGAGGCCAAACGTCTGGCCTTTGAGGCTATGGCGGGTACGTTCGCAGACCCTGACTTCGCACAGGTGCCAATTGATCAGCTCCTAAGCGATGGATTTGCAAAGCGTCAGTTCGATCGCATTGCACAAGATAGGGTGATATCACCGTCTCAGCTGGCCGTTGAACTAGAAGGTGAGGGTGATACGACCTACCTCACGGTCGTCGATGGAGACGGCATGATGGTATCGCTCATTCAGTCTAATTACCGCGGTATGGGGAGTGGGCTCGTTCCGACAGGGCTCGGATTCATGTTGCAAGACCGTGGCGAGTTGTTTTCCTTAGAGGCGGGACACCCCAACGTTTATGCCCCGGGCAAGCGTCCGTTTCACACCATTATTCCTGCCTTCCTTTTCAAGGACGGAAAGCCTTTTATGAGTTACGGGCTCATGGGAGGGGGAATGCAGCCGCAGGGGCATGTCCAAGTGCTCGTGAATATTGCAGATTTTGGAATGAACCTGCAGGAGGCGGGTGACGCAGCGAGATTTCTCCACGATGGCGGCTCGAGCCCCGATGAGGGTAAGGACACTGACTACGGAACTTTATTTGTCGAGCCGGGTGTACCCGAAGGTACGGTAAAAGCGCTGCGCGCATTAGGACACAGAGTTGAAGTGGACGACACGGCGGGTAAGTTTGGTGGCTACCAGGCGATTAGCCGAAATGTGCAGACAGGCGTGTTAACGGGGGCTACGGAAATGCGTAAGGATGGAACGGTTGTTGGCTACTGA
- a CDS encoding SDR family NAD(P)-dependent oxidoreductase has protein sequence MATDTRPLAVVVGSGGAIARSLLARWCESGLYDVVAVGRSHCDIQGVHSLTTDYSEASLAEVTAAVSALGSNIERLVVTNGVLSGEDFSPERKVGDLTTTSWQHVMTVNALTPMLILSALWSLMRSSTQPRVAVLTARVGSLSDNELGGWYSYRASKAALNMMLKCAAIEVRRINKNAKLIAYHPGTVDSPLSKPFQRSVPEGKLFSPEFSAEQLDNLMTSAVPDGTLSYLDWAGQAIDW, from the coding sequence TTGGCTACTGACACGCGACCACTTGCCGTCGTGGTCGGAAGTGGTGGGGCCATTGCTCGATCACTCCTAGCACGGTGGTGTGAGTCAGGTCTCTACGACGTGGTTGCTGTGGGTCGGTCTCACTGCGATATTCAGGGTGTGCACTCGCTCACCACGGATTACTCAGAGGCATCACTCGCTGAGGTTACTGCCGCCGTCTCAGCACTGGGGTCAAACATTGAGCGCTTGGTTGTCACAAACGGCGTGTTGTCGGGTGAGGATTTCAGTCCTGAGCGCAAAGTGGGCGATCTAACGACGACATCCTGGCAGCATGTTATGACTGTAAACGCACTGACTCCCATGCTGATCCTCTCGGCACTGTGGTCGCTTATGCGCTCGTCGACCCAGCCGCGTGTCGCGGTTTTGACTGCGCGCGTCGGCAGCTTGTCGGACAACGAGTTGGGTGGGTGGTATAGCTACCGCGCCAGTAAAGCGGCACTCAATATGATGCTTAAATGTGCTGCCATTGAAGTGAGGCGAATCAACAAGAATGCCAAATTGATCGCTTATCATCCGGGCACGGTAGATTCTCCGCTGTCGAAGCCTTTTCAGCGATCTGTACCTGAGGGGAAACTATTTTCCCCTGAATTTTCAGCCGAGCAACTCGACAATTTGATGACTAGCGCGGTGCCGGACGGCACGCTTTCTTACTTAGATTGGGCGGGGCAAGCCATAGACTGGTAG
- the folE gene encoding GTP cyclohydrolase I FolE, translating into MHQVQTKAKTTKLPGSLSEEAIAVRGALLERGLETPMVVNNLSRDQKYDRIRESFETIMDTLGLDLTDDSLEETPHRIAKMYVDEIFSGLDYSQFPKITVIDNKMDVEEMICVDKIDLTSTCEHHFVTIDGSAKVAYIPNEKVIGLSKINRLVRFFAQRPQVQERLTQQILVALQTLLGTDNVAVTMNAVHYCVKARGVKDGNSTTRTTSLGGVFKTDPASRAEFLS; encoded by the coding sequence ATGCATCAAGTTCAAACTAAAGCAAAGACCACTAAGCTGCCCGGTTCGCTCTCTGAAGAGGCCATCGCTGTGCGCGGAGCACTCCTTGAGCGTGGTTTAGAAACACCGATGGTGGTGAATAATCTATCACGCGATCAAAAATACGACCGCATCCGCGAATCGTTCGAGACGATCATGGATACCTTGGGATTGGACCTGACGGACGACAGCCTCGAAGAAACACCGCATCGTATCGCGAAGATGTATGTCGACGAGATTTTTTCGGGTCTCGACTACTCGCAATTCCCAAAGATCACTGTGATCGACAACAAAATGGATGTCGAGGAAATGATCTGCGTCGATAAAATAGATCTAACAAGCACCTGCGAGCACCATTTCGTGACGATCGATGGCTCTGCGAAAGTCGCTTACATTCCAAACGAAAAAGTTATCGGGCTCTCGAAAATCAACCGTTTAGTCCGGTTCTTCGCGCAGCGCCCACAGGTCCAAGAGCGCCTCACCCAGCAAATTCTTGTGGCATTGCAGACCCTTCTGGGGACGGATAATGTCGCTGTAACAATGAACGCGGTCCACTACTGCGTGAAAGCGCGTGGCGTGAAAGATGGCAACTCGACAACGCGAACAACGTCACTTGGTGGTGTATTCAAAACGGATCCAGCATCGCGCGCTGAATTTTTGTCGTAG